A window of the Loxodonta africana isolate mLoxAfr1 chromosome 3, mLoxAfr1.hap2, whole genome shotgun sequence genome harbors these coding sequences:
- the LOC135230532 gene encoding olfactory receptor 7A17-like, producing the protein MAALHWSFLFSSSFISYMEPGNRTCVSEFILLGLSEEAELQPLLFGLFLSMYLITLIGNLFIILAIITDSHLHTPMYFFLSNLSFADICFISSTVPKMLLNIQMQSKVITCEGCITQMYFFMLFGGLDIFLLTVTAYDRFVAICHPLHYMIIMNPKFCGLLLLTSWLLTVLYCLLHGLMVLRLSFCTELEIPRFFCELNQVVQLSCSDTFLNDLVMYFTTGLEGIIPLTGILFSYTKIMSSIFRISSAGGKYKAFTTCGSHLSVVSLFYGTVLGIYLSSAGSQTSMARTIASVMYAVATPMLNPFIYSLRNKDIKQVLKKVFS; encoded by the coding sequence ATGGCTGCTTTGCAttggtcttttctcttttccagTAGTTTCATCAGTTACATGGAACCAGGAAACCGAACATGTGTTTCAGAATTCATCCTTTTGGGGCTTTCAGAAGAGGCAGAGCTGCAGCCCCTCCTCTTTGGGCTATTTCTGTCCATGTACCTGATCACCTTAATTGGAAACTTGTTCATCATCCTGGCCATTATCACAGACTCCCAcctccacacacccatgtacttcttcctttctaacctCTCTTTTGCAGACATCTGTTTTATTTCCTCCACTGTCCCAAAGATGCTGCTGAACATCCAGATGCAGAGCAAAGTTATTACCTGTGAGGGTTGCATCACCCAGATGTATTTTTTCATGCTCTTTGGAGGATTAGACATTTTCCTCTTGACAGTGACGGCCTATGACCGGTTTGTGGCTATCTGTCACCCTCTGCACTACATGATTATCATGAACCCTAAATTCTGTGGCCTCTTGCTTCTGACATCCTGGTTATTAACTGTTCTGTACTGTCTATTACATGGTTTAATGGTTTTACGATTGTCTTTTTGTACAGAGTTGGAAATCCCCCGCTTTTTCTGTGAACTTAATCAGGTGGTCCAACTTTCTTGTTCTGACACCTTCCTCAATGACTTGGTGATGTATTTTACAACTGGACTTGAGGGTATTATTCCACTGACTGGAATCCTTTTTTCTTACACTAAGATTATGTCCTCCATTTTCAGAATTTCATCAGCTGGGGGCAAGTATAAAGCCTTTACCACTTGTGGGTCTCACCTCTCGGTTGTCTCCTTGTTCTATGGTACAGTACTTGGAATATATCTCAGTTCTGCTGGTTCCCAAACCTCTATGGCCAGAACAATAGCTTCAGTGATGTACGCTGTGGCCACCCCCATGTTAAACCCCTTTATATACAGtcttagaaacaaggacataaagcaggtattaaaaaaagttttcagctGA